Proteins from one Penicillium digitatum chromosome 2, complete sequence genomic window:
- a CDS encoding Histone deacetylase complex, subunit 2/3 produces MFLRIGNSTTVAISDSSESNDGSDSDDQEWPIKCILRETDTKYLIDWEGPYDPTWEPKENASELAVRVWNKRKARRSSERKSTRPEDRYRTPFDESEQKDAHIDKNSRASSSLFVQQEGLSEIVESLQSQFIEASGCFNGTTSPFQSLKDWSSPLAAASTNSRSPADLAFFEYIPESSLPPEYLQPGEWDDVITRQPGPTFDSKADSIDSCSSHRQHTAAIDNVPEFSYPNTPGLGLRSKVSEIAETPAQLPGSGADLSYLGTFPLDNTASHNNLTSQNLRLCGPIVIDAEFVQSTYLSSIPESVCHYLSQHPENFGAEGSTRQVLSFSNLVEEELSTEIMEDKEPKQSDPSLSDAPLDRYSQLSGSTPAEKMRNAWAQLCQENQSQAANAVETPSSVGDIEASIPLSVPETTAPLSVRPDTDSFSHSHTAVHHGHSEPLLPPSELAHGGHMSQPSLQTIHPSALTVTGIDDEVAPGSVHLGPSEFAVTLPMDSRVKDDYERVLSDSATSIRRFFDSFQSNSQISEPEREALHLNMREVITRLSNVSTHPDLNISDHLKDADPDLAKEASWAEYSSAKFLLLGHLMEIVGTNELHLILAVQDEKKQAVLERYLQGKGFAYTRPRGEMGSILEVSLAKGSLSFGIHSSEIARELYKPPSAIFALDSYFRPRSPSVQHLRTTYARNGNLLPVIWFLVSNTSEHIERCLPELPEPDRLRLLVHYIARLHDEVGDLQDDALGVHEDAEEILAYLLDSSTGWPLPTIEPLNLVSLEELECYSPSSDEAVPPTQKRTLDEEPEEHSSKRARVGTQENSQLTESTKPPSQTLDRDLQSLEKSLIHMKHIHASEKAQLQAELARANSRFQEMEKALGILQHRYESRTKELHAIRQERDRVTETKPSLEQRVEKQNETISSLKEERAELKHELDEARQALKNGGGSSAELENAREEIRRLAKENSNLERKAEFEKNQSEYTREQYQTASKAAAQSGTNNRHLAAENEKLKRRAESHAVQLHELHMKDESARHLARIEELELTLAARDEFLRRKEDELREIRKNRPSTRSTSTQPRSPKWAGSRPTSPGVGHNGNGNGGLGGRGSALRYSSEVPF; encoded by the exons ATGTTTCTCAGAATTGGAAATT CTACCACTGTGGCTATTAGCGATAGCAGTGAAAGCAACGACGGTAGTGACTCGGACGACCAGGAGTGGCCTATAAAGTGTATCCTGCGTGAAACAGACACCAAGTATCTTATTGATTGGGAAGGTCCTTACGATCCAACCTGG GAACCCAAAGAGAACGCGAGTGAGCTTGCTGTACGGGTCTGGAACAAGCGGAAAGCTCGGCGATCAAGTGAGCGAAAATCGACGC GACCAGAGGACCGCTACCGCACACCCTTCGATGAGAGCGAGCAGAAGGACGCTCACATTGACAAAAATTCCAGAGCTTCGTCATCGCTATTTGTGCAACAAGAGGGCCTTTCAGAGATAGTAGAATCTCTTCAGTCTCAGTTCATTGAAGCCTCGGGCTGCTTTAACGGGACGACCTCTCCATTCCAATCTCTCAAAGATTGGTCTTCGCCCCTGGCGGCTGCATCAACAAACTCCCGCTCTCCGGCCGACCTCGCGTTTTTTGAATATATCCCCGAGTCATCTCTTCCACCTGAATACCTGCAACCAGGTGAGTGGGACGACGTCATTACGCGGCAGCCTGGTCCAACTTTTGATTCAAAGGCCGATTCGATTGATAGCTGCTCATCGCATCGACAGCACACTGCGGCCATCGACAACGTGCCTGAATTCTCATATCCTAACACGCCGGGTCTTGGTCTTAGATCTAAGGTATCCGAAATAGCTGAGACGCCTGCTCAGCTGCCAGGTTCAGGAGCTGACCTATCGTACCTCGGCACTTTCCCTCTTGACAACACTGCATCTCACAACAACTTGACTTCTCAAAATCTTCGCTTGTGTGGCCCCATCGTCATAG ACGCCGAGTTTGTCCAGTCAACCTATTTGAGCTCCATCCCAGAGAGCGTTTGTCACTACCTGTCACAGCACCCAGAAAACTTCGGTGCTGAGGGTTCCACTCGACAAGTGCTTTCTTTCTCTAATCTTGTGGAAGAAGAACTATCTACCGAAATCATGGAAGACAAAGAACCCAAGCAATCGGATCCTTCTCTCTCCGATGCTCCTCTGGACCGATACAGTCAATTGTCAGGGTCCACTCCTGCAGAAAAGATGCGGAATGCTTGGGCCCAACTCTGCCAAGAGAATCAATCGCAAGCCGCTAACGCTGTCGAGACACCATCTTCCGTTGGAGATATTGAAGCTTCGATTCCTTTGTCTGTCCCCGAAACAACTGCACCGCTTAGTGTTAGACCCGACACAGATTCATTTTCCCATTCACATACTGCAGTCCACCACGGCCATTCTGAACCTTTACTACCCCCATCAGAACTAGCTCACGGGGGCCATATGAGCCAACCTTCACTTCAAACTATTCACCCCAGCGCGTTGACCGTTACAGGCATAGATGATGAGGTTGCGCCCGGATCAGTTCACCTTGGGCCATCCGAGTTTGCCGTCACCCTTCCGATGGACTCTAGAGTGAAAGATGACTACGAGCGAGTACTATCAGACTCAGCTACAAGCATACGCCGATTCTTCGACAGCTTTCAGTCGAATTCTCAAATTTCCGAGCCTGAG CGAGAGGCTTTGCATTTAAATATGCGAGAGGTCATCACGCGACTGAGCAATGTTTCAACCCATCCAGACCTGAACATCTCTGACCATTTGAAAGACGCCGATCCCGATCTTGCAAAAGAGGCATCCTGGGCTGAATACTCCAGTGCAAAGTTCCTCCTACTTGGTCATCTCATGGAGATTGTAGGCACGAACGAGCTCCATCTGATTCTTGCTGTTCAAGACGAGAAGAAACAGGCAGTTCTTGAGCGTTACCTCCAAGGAAAGGGTTTTGCATATACCCGACCCCGTGGAGAGATGGGCAGCATCTTAGAAGTTTCCCTTGCCAAGGGGTCGCTCAGCTTTGGAATTCATTCCAGTGAGATCGCCCGTGAACTCTACAAGCCGCCGTCTGCTATTTTCGCGTTGGATTCGTATTTCAGACCCAGAAGCCCGTCTGTACAGCACCTCCGAACTACCTATGCTCGAAACGGGAACTTGCTTCCCGTCATCTGGTTTCTTGTCTCCAACACAAGTGAACACATAGAACGCTGCTTGCCAGAGTTGCCGGAGCCCGATCGATTGCGGTTGCTTGTGCACTACATTGCCCGCCTCCATGACGAGGTCGGTGATCTCCAGGATGATGCCCTTGGCGTACATGAAGACGCTGAAGAGATTCTTGCATACCTCTTGGATAGTTCTACTGGCTGGCCCTTGCCTACCATCGAGCCATTGAATCTTGTATCACTGGAAGAATTAGAGTGCTACAGCCCTTCCTCCGATGAAGCGGTGCCGCCAACCCAGAAACGCACACTA GACGAGGAACCCGAGGAACACTCTTCGAAGCGCGCACGGGTCGGTACCCAAGAGAACAGCCAGTTGACTGAGTCAACTAAGCCCCCCAGTCAAACACTAGACCGCGATTTGCAGTCACTAGAGAAGAGTCTTATCCACATGAAACACATTCATGCAAGTGAAAAGGCCCAGTTGCAGGCTGAGCTTGCTCGGGCAAACTCTCGTTTCCAAGAAATGGAGAAGGCGCTAGGTATTCTACAACACCGTTACGAGAGCCGGACGAAGGAACTCCATGCGATTCGCCAAGAGCGTGATCGCGTGACTGAAACTAAGCCATCTCTGGAACAGCGCGTTGAGAAACAAAACGAGACTATCTCTAGTTTGAAAGAAGAACGGGCAGAGTTGAAGCACGAGCTTGATGAAGCCAGGCAAGCACTGAAAAATGGTGGTGGCAGTTCTGCTGAACTGGAGAATGCACGCGAGGAAATCCGCCGCCTGGCCAAAGAAAATTCGAACCTCGAACGCAAGGCTGAGTTCGAGAAAAACCAATCTGAGTATACCCGAGAGCAATATCAAACTGCGTCTAAAGCAGCCGCTCAGTCCGGCACAAATAACCGTCACTTGGCCGCTGAGAATGAGAAACTAAAGCGCAGAGCCGAAAGCCACGCTGTTCAACTCCATGAATTGCACATGAAGGATGAGTCGGCTCGTCATCTAGCTCGAATTGAAGAGCTAGAATTAACTCTTGCTGCGCGCGACGAGTTCCTACGCCGGAAGGAAGATGAGCTTCGTGAAATCCGGAAGAATCGGCCATCAACTCGTTCGACTAGCACTCAACCACGAAGCCCTAAGTGGGCCGGCAGCCGTCCGACCAGCCCAGGGGTTGGTCATAATGGCAACGGTAATGGCGGTCTTGGTGGTAGGGGGAGTGCCCTACGATACAGCTCCGAAGTGCCTTTCTGA
- a CDS encoding Flavin dependent monooxygenase, putative, whose protein sequence is MTITNLIRRVAVIGAGPSGLAAVKYLLAEKFFDQIDVFEQRSSVGGVWNYTPSSSKKGMSTTVPHLTPHEPVEKPVWIDHTEGREATFVSPIYDRLETNIPKELMRYSDQAFPLETQLFPKHWTVKQYLEEYATDVKGLIQLETQVLEVKLKDENLSTWSITTKSLPTGIDRTHTYDAVVVASGHFTVPNVPEISGIQTWDASYPGVISHSKFFNSPEPFRGKKVVVVGSSASGLDIGAQINEVSQGKLLVSQRSESYMAAPPNGDTIICPEIVEFLPPTAYDRGIKFADGRIEERIDAVVFCTGYFYSYPFLSSLNPPAVTHGWRTMNVYQQLFYIDHPTLVFPVLSQQVIPFSLAENHAAVFSRVWSARLTLPPKDEMKAWENSEIDAKGDGKDFHRLPFPMDADYLNFLYDWAEKAKHRAGLSNNGQGKLGTRWGEQERWMRKNFPEIRRAFVQRGDKRSEIKNLAELGFSFKEWKRHQDEN, encoded by the exons ATGACAATCACAAATCTTATTCGTCGAGTAGCTGTCATCGGCGCAGGGCCCTCTGGCCTTGCTGCAGTCAA ATACCTGCTCGCCGAGAAATTTTTCGATCAAATTGATGTCTTCGAGCAAAGAAGCTCCGTGGGTGGAGTCTGGAATTACACACCAAGTTCCTCTAAAAAAGGGATGTCAACAACTGTCCCACATTTAACCCCTCATGAGCCTGTCGAGAAGCCGGTGTGGATCGATCACACGGAGGGGCGTGAGGCAACATTTGTGTCTCCGATATACGATCGATTGGAAACCAACATACCTAAGGAATTGATGCGTTATTCGGATCAGGCCTTCCCGTTGGAAACCCAGCTCTTTCCCAAACACTGGACGGTTAAACAATACCTTGAGGAGTATGCCACAGATGTCAAAGGCCTCATTCAATTGGAGACACAAGTCCTAGAAGTGAAACTTAAGGACGAAAATCTAAGCACCTGGAGTATAACAACAAAGAGTCTTCCAACTGGCATCGACAGAACCCACACTTATGATGCTGTGGTAGTTGCAAGTGGCCATTTCACTGTCCCAAATGTACCAGAAATCTCAGGAATACAAACATGGGATGCATCATATCCGGGTGTGATCTCTCATTCCAAGTTTTTCAACTCTCCAGAACCTTTCCGAGGAAAGAAAGTGGTCGTAGTAGGAAGTTCTGCTTCGGGGCTTGACATCGGTGCCCAGATCAATGAAGTAAGCCAAGGCAAACTGTTGGTCTCCCAACGATCTGAATCCTACATGGCTGCACCCCCAAATGGCGATACAATCATCTGCCCGGAGATAGTCGAGTTTCTTCCTCCGACAGCCTATGACAGAGGTATTAAATTTGCGGATGGTCGCATTGAGGAACGGATTGACGCCGTTGTTTTTTGCACCGGATATTTCTATTCATATCCTTTCCTGTCTTCACTCAACCCGCCGGCTGTGACCCACGGCTGGCGAACAATGAATGTCTACCAGCAGTTGTTCTATATAGACCACCCCACTCTTGTCTTCCCGGTTCTTTCGCAGCAGGTTATTCCATTCTCACTAGCTGAGAACCACGCTGCTGTCTTCTCTCGTGTGTGGTCCGCACGGCTGACACTTCCACccaaagatgagatgaaggCATGGGAAAACTCTGAAATTGATGCCAAAGGAGATGGAAAAGATTTTCACCGGCTTCCATTTCCAATGGATGCTGATTACCTCAATTTTCTCTATGACTGGGCGGAAAAGGCCAAGCACCGAGCTGGGTTGTCTAACAATGGACAAGGCAAACTTGGTACTCGGTGGGGTGAGCAGGAAAGATGGATGCGGAAAAATTTCCCAGAAATTAGGCGTGCTTTCGTACAGCGAGGCGACAAGCGGAGCGAGATCAAGAATCTAGCAGAGCTTGGTTTCAGCTTTAAAGAGTGGAAGAGGCACCAAGATGAAAACTGA
- a CDS encoding Telomere end binding protein — protein MNAVEQSPEQSLAPNTLAHLTRVPIAQLSPDLEQLDEKSFLAAIALVWPYSSSTKSVSLLLAEPDFRLRGAKGQIKVTFHGHVAEKVAESHVGIGDTVCLALKGTKFVSNEAVQKTPGRSVAWDAHFENGVSLEICRSSQPPLTILVDHQVAAPHETELAPPATPNGKSNNPELGLAFSARPWGSPVFLKSTRTSFGGTIRSDFDPFAEEDGFVPGKGRKKPRYSLHREDWRIINESEPSHEEEAPMDWEQALNQSIDQELDEADLASEPSDDPTTDAAQAPTNTEDTSQEPPPLFLKPPLELTESILERHADESNVLSHEQVENHGTPFHLPTDTPQIRPILSPGLPIPSPLVSSHGGSASYFLPWTTLTQSKEIRSVPVEMSAIATPAASLIETQDTDAIEPIHKEIAEPAVPNIEAIRHEHAFDSGFVFLDDSASPPGSASLPKKQEFETIDSCRAILETDVVEADVTINFTSGEAQMSNEAARGHASDDNPPRDLSVPLSIPEGKSDDSFDFNEESAAAEASTGTENAVDEASKSFKTDDERIIDLWGDDSAPSSCSDESSDDESLGSSQEMDGSDIGQADLGIETASNNVGSPQYPGGSHEEHSEPESQSVNYPNPTSALNQDAIDALESLITARDEEFERKREETELGDEVGSSPSQGYSEEKEETLKDQEMHYAESVESYDSQDEYEEHGQFPCDPRLDQDDFSVAGSSGEKSEQGQNLPPQTENHEVIVLDSDSDDEHASNYPVASAFQPKEQEDHSHCLESGHPAVPPAAADFSTGILEYPEPWYVGGEDGYHRAVEDDSDVVQRQESEESEEREYNQQDGRVDESGMDDDESTRDHHETVHPSDVASPSPEQDEDEDMEDVELNEEADNNEYYATAELSADVEVSVNRDSDEGQSGNIDQNLLDVGESHHQGPPPEVESHAGRYLTGDAQSDLHIPSSARNIMAKFILRDTPTIEGPEPLGGRIAPSVRPPLGRQLLAPDPTQENASMREPIHDFESDSSFAIEEHEAPTGLDESLQPAGSQESDQDEIIRADLTKNARQELHVDEHDDSMASSELAEAVEPPTTPEPSRSLEVVISTKSPKAPAVPVSHHPVPDRNASRLRTKLCYFAPLATLIDRYDSSVDTISIVHEASPITRAKSGLKLWFVTIQLTDPSMAGTTLRAQIFRHSKASMPVLAEGNAILLRDFKVRNLDHTVMLTSVDSSAWAVFSSSGPDAETNGPPVEYDSQERAYASGLRRWYVEVGSDRVADHMLQAAIERDSEESGMTPSGQVPSESGSPDSKRGSQRKRKSNRRVTIHELRDGTRYTEVGPPTSRNSSVHELRDGTLYANI, from the exons ATGAATGCAGTTGAGCAGTCTCCCGAGCAGTCACTTGCGCCGAATACGCTGGCGCATTTGACCAGAGTTCCGATAGCTCAGCTTTCTCCCGACCTTGAGCAATTGGACGAAAAGTCTTTTCTTGCAGCTATCGCACTTGTGTGGCCCTACTCCTCTTCGACCAAGTCTGTGAGTCTTCTGTTAGCGGAGCCGGATTTCCGCCTGAGGGGCGCCAAAGGACAAATCAAGGTCACGTTTCATGGACACGTTGCGGAGAAAGTTGCGGAATCGCACGTCGGAATCGGTGATACCGTTTGTCTCGCTCTGAAAGGTACCAAGTTTGTTAGCAACGAAGCTGTCCAGAAAACCCCGGGAAGGTCTGTCGCGTGGGATGCGCACTTTGAGAATGGGGTGTCTCTCGAG ATCTGCCGATCTTCCCAACCCCCGTTGACAATATTGGTTGATCATCAAGTGGCAGCTCCACATGAAACCGAACTAGCACCACCTGCAACTCCTAATGGGAAATCAAACAATCCCGAACTCGGCCTGGCTTTCAGTGCACGTCCCTGGGGATCACCTGTATTCCTCAAGTCTACTCGAACCTCATTCGGAGGAACCATCCGTTCCGATTTCGATCCTTttgcggaagaagatggaTTTGTGCCAgggaaaggaagaaaaaagccAAGATACAGTTTGCACAGGGAAGATTGGCGCATTATCAATGAATCAGAACCCTCCCATGAGGAAGAAGCCCCTATGGATTGGGAACAGGCTTTGAATCAATCGATCGATCAAGAGCTCGACGAGGCAGATTTGGCGAGTGAGCCCTCGGACGACCCAACGACAGATGCTGCCCAAGCTCCAACCAACACAGAGGATACATCACAAGAGCCACCTCCGTTGTTCTTGAAGCCACCCCTGGAATTGACTGAGAGCATCCTTGAAAGACATGCTGACGAGTCGAATGTTTTGTCGCATGAACAAGTTGAGAATCATGGGACACCTTTTCATCTGCCAACGGATACACCGCAGATTCGACCCATTCTATCTCCGGGGCTTCCCATTCCTTCGCCCCTTGTTTCTAGTCATGGTGGCTCGGCTAGCTACTTCCTGCCCTGGACCACGCTCACACAGTCCAAAGAGATTCGATCTGTTCCTGTAGAAATGAGCGCCATAGCAACGCCCGCAGCATCCTTGATCGAAACCCAGGACACCGATGCCATCGAACCCATTCACAAAGAGATAGCGGAACCAGCTGTTCCGAATATTGAAGCCATCCGGCATGAACATGCATTCGATTCCGgttttgtctttctcgatgATTCAGCATCACCTCCAGGCTCGGCAAGTTTACCGAAAAAACAGGAATTTGAGACGATCGACTCCTGCAGAGCTATCTTGGAAACAGATGTAGTTGAAGCTGACGTGACCATCAATTTCACCAGCGGCGAAGCTCAAATGTCAAATGAAGCAGCGCGTGGGCATGCTTCCGATGATAACCCACCCCGCGACCTTTCAGTCCCACTTTCAATTCCGGAAGGTAAATCAGATGATTCCTTTGATTTCAACGAAGAATCCGCCGCCGCTGAAGCTAGCACTGGTACCGAAAATGCCGTTGACGAAGCTTCAAAATCATTTAAAACAGATGACGAAAGAATTATAGACCTGTGGGGCGATGATTCAGCCCCATCTTCGTGCTCGGATGAGAGCTCAGATGATGAATCACTTGGATCCTCACAGGAGATGGATGGCTCAGATATTGGCCAAGCTGATCTTGGCATAGAAACTGCCAGCAACAATGTGGGGTCTCCTCAATATCCGGGTGGATCTCATGAGGAACATTCTGAGCCAGAGTCCCAGTCGGTAAACTATCCAAACCCAACCTCTGCCTTAAATCAGGATGCGATCGATGCCCTCGAAAGCTTGATAACCGCCCGAGATGAAGAATtcgaaaggaagagagaggaaaCAGAATTGGGAGATGAAGTCGGTAGTTCACCCAGTCAAGGATACAGTGAAGAAAAGGAGGAAACGCTCAAGGATCAAGAAATGCACTATGCTGAGTCAGTGGAAAGTTACGATTCACAAGATGAATATGAAGAGCACGGGCAATTTCCTTGTGATCCGCGATTGGACCAAGATGACTTTAGTGTCGCTGGGTCCAGTGGTGAAAAGTCTGAGCAAGGACAGAACCTGCCTCCGCAGACGGAAAACCACGAAGTAATCGTGCTTGACAGTGACAGCGATGATGAGCATGCTTCCAATTATCCGGTGGCCTCAGCTTTCCAGCCAAAAGAACAAGAGGATCACTCACACTGCCTTGAATCCGGACATCCAGCTGTCCCTCCAGCTGCAGCCGATTTTTCAACCGGTATATTGGAATATCCAGAGCCATGGTATGTCGGTGGAGAGGATGGCTATCACCGAGCTGTGGAAGATGATTCAGATGTTGTTCAGCGCCAAGAAAGTGAGGAAAGTGAAGAGCGTGAATACAACCAACAAGATGGTCGAGTTGACGAGAGTGGcatggatgatgacgagtCCACCCGAGACCACCACGAAACGGTGCATCCATCTGATGTGGCATCACCCAGCCCTGAGcaggacgaagatgaagacatgGAAGATGTGGAGCTCAACGAAGAAGCTGACAACAACGAATATTATGCTACGGCCGAACTTAGCGCAGATGTAGAAGTGTCTGTTAATCGGGACTCTGATGAGGGGCAATCAGGCAATATTGATCAAAATTTGCTTGATGTGGGTGAATCTCATCATCAAGGCCCACCCCCGGAAGTCGAAAGTCATGCTGGGCGGTATCTCACTGGGGACGCACAATCTGATTTGCACATTCCTTCATCTGCTAGAAACATCATGGCCAAGTTCATACTGAGAGATACGCCGACTATCGAAGGACCCGAGCCCCTTGGCGGTCGAATCGCACCGTCTGTTAGGCCTCCACTTGGGCGACAGCTCTTGGCCCCAGACCCCACCCAGGAAAATGCATCCATGCGTGAACCAATTCATGATTTTGAATCGGACAGTTCCTTCGCGATTGAAGAACATGAAGCTCCTACTGGTCTAGATGAAAGTTTGCAACCTGCTGGCTCCCAAGAGTCCGACCAAGATGAGATTATCAGAGCCGACCTCACAAAAAACGCCCGGCAAGAGCTCCACGTTGATGAACATGATGATTCCATGGCTTCTTCGGAACTCGCTGAAGCCGTGGAACCCCCAACAACGCCCGAACCTAGTCGCTCTTTGGAGGTTGTGATCAGCACTAAATCCCCCAAAGCACCGGCAGTTCCTGTTTCACACCACCCTGTCCCTGACCGTAATGCCTCTAGACTACGTACCAAGCTTTGTTACTTCGCCCCACTTGCTACACTCATCGATCGCTATGATTCTTCAGTCGATACCATCTCAATCGTGCACGAGGCTTCGCCGATAACCCGAGCCAAATCCGGTTTGAAATTATGGTTCGTGACTATCCAACTTACCGATCCCTCCATGGCCGGCACGACTCTTCGTGCTCAGATCTTCCGGCACTCCAAGGCCTCGATGCCGGTATTGGCGGAAGGCAACGCTATCCTCTTACGCGACTTCAAGGTCCGCAATCTTGATCACACCGTGATGCTTACCAGCGTCGATTCAAGCGCATGGGCAGTTTTCAGCAGTTCGGGTCCTGATGCCGAGACAAACGGACCCCCTGTTGAATATGACTCGCAGGAACGTGCCTATGCGTCTGGCTTACGTCGATGGTACGTTGAAGTTGGCTCGGATAGAGTTGCAGACCATATGCTCCAGGCAGCTATCGAGAGAGACAGCGAAGAGAGTGGTATGACACCAAGCGGTCAAGTGCCAAGCGAGTCAGGAAGTCCAGACTCCAAGCGTGGTTCCCAGCGCAAGCGCAAAAGCAATCGAAGAGTCACTATCCATGAGCTTCGGGATGGCACTCGTTACACCGAGGTCGGGCCCCCAACCAGTCGAAACAGCAGTGTTCACGAGTTGCGGGATGGCACGTTGTATGCTAATATTTGA